The Pochonia chlamydosporia 170 chromosome 1, whole genome shotgun sequence genome window below encodes:
- a CDS encoding spindle pole body component (similar to Coccidioides immitis RS XP_001244390.1): MASERIIGALEHLIAHIVPNDPDEDPGTAQARRDACLENLASIIESPQGPTISSDVNHASDLIKRKLVQTNPNSALRFSNLYSRLLSLPVLDNKWAILYLLYQLADSPDPNEPVPLSPIKPSAPNYREAVHRDAAKRQSRDRHRAATPVLRGEEEQFRDAFQPDGLKTMPGQKQNAVEQEPPKRDVSLKSTLLANNYTEFDPPETDILRDLPFTLQGLSSTTLPFATPQTLKLPPTVPLPLVSILHTLAEPSLLYRGLDEYCNTPANGLLGQSLRSAIRGELHSYLTLIATLESQIRRALSSLDDNAPRGGIGKAGVTLKRCVVWTREATMGLRLMSLIAEESENKIGGQLISLIHSFSSSHGDPVVAAFAERLLSSFTRPFYDILRRWIYDGELSDPYQEFFVREQQARVDDVANLKVVGNVWTDKYEIDQDMIPSIITQDFAQKVFLIGKSLNFIRHSCGDSVWVEEYSKAASKELRYGDTATLEAWIDEAYKTTMKRLMDLMSTKFHLFEHLRALKDYILLGQGDFIALLMESLAANLDKPAGAQYRHTLTAQLEHAIRGSNAQYDSPEVLRRLDARMLQLSHGDMGWDCFTLEYKIDAPVDVVVTEWGNRQYLKVFNFLWRIKRVEFALLTTWRKCMTGSRGVLQTSDPVVAQTWKSTRGVLAEMIHFVGQLQYYILFEVIESSWDELQKRIHKEDCTLDDLINAHRRYLNDITHKGLLGAKRRHHGSEDDERTSSYLGQLSDLLKLMLSYRGSVDGLYSWSVSDFTLRQEADVRTSMGHHMDENADGSKEPPPEFPKLRYTLHQLGGSFKSRLQILLGDLAYQPDVDMRFLGVAMNFNDVYQPARRKTRPAAGASGNTSKG, encoded by the exons ATGGCGTCGGAACGCATCATTGGGGCACTCGAGCATTTGATCGCCCATATTGTGCCCAACGACCCAGACGAGGACCCGGGCACTGCCCAGGCACGACGTGATGCTTGCTTGGAGAATttggcatccatcatcgAAAG CCCGCAAGGCCCAACAATTTCCTCCGACGTCAATCACGCCTCCGATCTCATCAAGAGAAAACTCGTTCAGACAAACCCCAATTCCGCACTGAGGTTCTCCAATCTGTACTCACGGCTGCTCTCTCTTCCTGTACTAGACAACAAATGGGCCATCCTATACCTTCTCTACCAACTAGCCGACTCACCGGACCCAAACGAACCTGTACCTCTCAGCCCTATCAAACCGTCAGCACCGAACTACCGCGAAGCCGTTCAtagagatgccgccaagagACAGAGCCGAGACAGGCACAGAGCAGCAACCCCGGTCCTCagaggcgaggaggagcagTTCCGAGATGCCTTCCAACCCGACGGTCTCAAGACTATGCCTGGGCAGAAGCAAAACGCTGTCGAACAGGAACCACCGAAGAGGGACGTTTCCCTGAAATCAACATTACTCGCCAACAATTACACCGAGTTTGACCCTCCCGAAACTGATATTCTACGAGATCTTCCATTCACTCTACAAGGACTATCCTCGACTACCCTTCCATtcgcaacaccacaaacCTTGAAACTGCCTCCCACGGTTCCGCTGCCTCTCGTGTCTATACTTCACACCCTTGCTGAGCCATCGCTCCTGTATCGCGGACTGGACGAGTACTGCAACACCCCGGCAAACGGTCTACTAGGACAGAGCCTACGGTCCGCCATCAGAGGCGAACTGCACTCCTATCTCACTCTGATAGCCACCCTAGAAAGCCAAATCAGACGTGCTCTCTCATCGCTTGACGATAATGCGCCTCGGGGAGGAATTGGCAAAGCGGGCGTCACATTGAAGAGATGCGTTGTTTGGACGCGAGAGGCAACCATGGGATTGCGGTTGATGAGCCTCATCGCCGAGGAGTCTGAGAACAAAATTGGTGGACAGCTCATTTCTCTCATTCACAGTTTCTCGTCGTCACATGGCGATCccgttgttgctgcttttgcAGAGCGGCTTCTAAGCAGCTTCACCAGGCCCTTCTACGATATCCTGCGCCGCTGGATATATGACGGAGAATTGTCAGATCCGTACCAGGAGTTCTTTGTTCGGGAGCAGCAAGCGCGGGTGGACGACGTGGCTAATCTAAAAGTAGTTGGCAATGTGTGGACGGACAAGTACGAAATCGACCAAGATATGATCCCGAGTATCATCACACAAGACTTTGCGCAAAAGGTATTCCTGATCGGCAAGTCTCTCAATTTCATCCGCCACAGCTGCGGCGACTCCGTCTGGGTGGAGGAGTATTCCAAAGCAGCGTCGAAGGAACTTCGATACGGCGACACGGCCACCCTGGAGGCCTGGATCGATGAAGCATACAAGACCACCATGAAGCGCTTGATGGACCTCATGTCCACCAAGTTCCACCTCTTTGAGCACCTCAGAGCCCTAAAGGACTACATCCTCCTCGGACAAGGAGACTTCATAGCCCTCCTCATGGAATCCCTCGCCGCAAACCTGGACAAGCCAGCCGGTGCGCAATACCGACACACCCTCACCGCCCAGTTGGAACACGCTATCCGCGGCTCCAACGCACAGTACGACTCGCCTGAAGTTCTTCGTCGCCTCGACGCCAGGATGCTCCAACTCTCCCACGGCGACATGGGATGGGACTGCTTCACGCTCGAGTATAAAATCGACGCCCCCGTAGATGTTGTCGTCACAGAATGGGGCAACCGGCAATATCTCAAAGTCTTCAACTTTCTCTGGCGCATCAAACGCGTCGAATTCGCCCTCCTTACCACCTGGCGGAAGTGCATGACTGGCTCTCGCGGTGTCCTACAAACTTCTGATCCCGTCGTCGCCCAAACGTGGAAATCTACCCGTGGCGTGCTCGCGGAAATGATTCATTTCGTAGGTCAGCTGCAGTACTACATCCTCTTTGAGGTGATTGAATCGTCGTGGGATGAGCTCCAAAAGCGCATTCATAAGGAGGACTGCACTCTGGATGATCTCATCAACGCGCATCGCCGGTACCTCAACGACATTACGCACAAGGGTCTACTGGGTGCAAAACGTCGACATCACGGCTCGGAAGACGATGAGCGCACCTCCTCGTACCTCGGGCAGCTTAGCGATTTGCTCAAGCTCATGCTGAGCTACCGCGGTTCGGTGGACGGGTTGTACAGCTGGAGCGTGTCTGACTTTACGCTTCGTCAGGAGGCGGACGTGCGGACTTCGATGGGCCACCACATGGATGAGAATGCGGATGGTTCAAAAGAGCCGCCGCCCGAGTTTCCTAAGTTGAGATACACATTACACCAGCTTGGGGGATCGTTTAAGAGCAGATTGCAGATATTGCTGGGTGATTTGGCATATCAGCCGGATGTGGATATGAGGTTTTTGGGCGTCGCTATGAATTTCAATGATGTATATCAGCCGGccaggaggaagacgagacCTGCAGCTGGTGCTTCTGGGAACACATCCAAGGGGTGA